The Hymenobacter oligotrophus genome has a window encoding:
- a CDS encoding phosphatase PAP2 family protein, with product MRHLRLLFLLASLLPTAAQAQTPLAPAAPPDTVRKYENPGGLSAADKKPWYKGKLVRATVVPAALIGYGVSTINGRGFYSSYDARRDIQRHFPNFRTRVDDFLIIAPYLELAAVELSGVETRNDRLNMLLVVLKSEAIFAATTFTLKHTTKVLRPDGSTRNSFPSGHTAQAFLAASIVHTEFRDKSQWYGVGAYTIATSVAALRMLNNRHWQSDVVAGAGVGILSAHLGYLTHRNRWGRKPLPGRYSVAPLAYPGAAGLTVVWRP from the coding sequence ATGCGTCACCTCCGACTCCTGTTTTTGCTGGCTAGCCTGCTGCCCACGGCGGCGCAGGCACAAACGCCGCTGGCGCCCGCCGCGCCGCCCGATACCGTTCGCAAATACGAAAACCCCGGCGGCCTGTCGGCGGCCGACAAGAAGCCCTGGTACAAGGGCAAGCTGGTGCGCGCCACGGTGGTGCCAGCGGCCCTCATCGGCTACGGCGTGAGCACCATCAACGGGCGCGGCTTTTACAGCAGCTACGACGCCCGGCGCGACATTCAGCGGCACTTTCCCAACTTCCGCACCCGTGTCGATGATTTTCTGATCATCGCGCCTTACCTAGAGCTAGCCGCCGTGGAGCTTTCGGGCGTAGAAACCCGCAACGACCGGCTGAACATGCTGCTGGTGGTGCTGAAATCGGAAGCCATTTTTGCCGCCACCACTTTCACGCTTAAGCACACCACCAAGGTGCTGCGCCCCGATGGCAGCACGCGCAATTCGTTTCCGTCGGGCCACACGGCGCAGGCGTTTTTGGCGGCCAGCATTGTGCACACCGAGTTCCGCGACAAAAGCCAGTGGTACGGCGTGGGCGCCTACACCATTGCCACCAGCGTGGCAGCCTTGCGCATGCTCAACAACCGCCACTGGCAATCCGATGTAGTGGCTGGTGCCGGCGTGGGCATTTTGTCGGCGCACCTGGGCTACCTCACCCACCGCAACCGCTGGGGCCGCAAGCCCTTGCCGGGCCGCTACAGCGTGGCCCCGCTGGCCTACCCCGGCGCGGCGGGCCTCACGGTGGTGTGGCGCCCCTAG
- a CDS encoding GNAT family N-acetyltransferase: MTLHPLTEQHWPAVQAIYAAGVGTGNATFETQVPAWPTWHASHLGHSRLVACNEQQQVVGWAALSPVSGRCVYGGVAEVSVYVAAEARGQGVGLLLLRALVQASESNGIWTLQAGILPENTASLALHAKAGFRVVGYRERLGQLHGVWRNVVLLERRSAVVGTAGADAPASAAAPTRI, encoded by the coding sequence ATGACCCTGCACCCCTTAACCGAGCAACACTGGCCCGCCGTGCAAGCCATTTATGCGGCGGGCGTAGGCACGGGCAATGCTACTTTTGAAACCCAGGTGCCTGCCTGGCCCACCTGGCACGCCAGCCACCTAGGGCACAGCCGGCTGGTGGCATGCAACGAGCAGCAGCAAGTAGTGGGCTGGGCAGCACTCAGCCCTGTTTCGGGGCGGTGCGTGTACGGCGGAGTGGCCGAGGTTAGCGTGTACGTTGCCGCCGAAGCTCGTGGCCAAGGCGTAGGCCTGCTGCTGCTGCGGGCCCTGGTGCAGGCATCGGAAAGCAACGGCATTTGGACGCTGCAGGCCGGCATTTTGCCAGAAAACACCGCCAGCCTCGCCCTTCATGCCAAAGCGGGTTTTCGGGTGGTGGGCTACCGCGAACGGCTGGGCCAGCTGCACGGCGTATGGCGCAACGTGGTGCTGCTCGAGCGGCGCAGCGCCGTGGTAGGCACCGCAGGCGCAGATGCCCCCGCTTCGGCCGCGGCACCCACCCGCATTTGA
- a CDS encoding universal stress protein — translation MLTLLVLTDFSPVADHALQYAAALAAPAGAHLVLLHVRPSLLSPRAFTGTAEYSESQAHDLLQQRLRALPAGVRATCALERGDVAAELAEAARRHNASVLVVGRPDLSNTPEELEHTTSLDVLRHVACPLLVVPHNAAGAVPPRQVLLALDDQPLPTTHTTTELQPLLGNAALTVLHVSEEEVANDPSRVFANAEHAGLVAGFASAQASGISGTSPAAGIADATAMQQPDLLLLVARRHSFLGNLFHQSVTATVVREARLPVLVLPEKA, via the coding sequence ATGCTCACTTTGCTTGTTCTGACCGATTTTTCGCCCGTTGCCGACCACGCCCTGCAATATGCCGCTGCCCTGGCCGCGCCAGCGGGCGCGCACCTTGTGCTGCTGCACGTGCGCCCTTCGCTGCTGAGCCCGCGTGCTTTCACTGGCACCGCCGAGTACTCCGAAAGCCAAGCCCACGACCTGCTGCAGCAACGCCTGCGCGCGTTGCCGGCGGGCGTGCGGGCTACCTGCGCCCTGGAGCGCGGCGACGTAGCCGCCGAGTTGGCCGAAGCAGCTCGGCGGCACAACGCTTCGGTGCTGGTGGTGGGCCGCCCCGACCTAAGCAACACCCCCGAAGAGCTGGAGCACACTACCTCGTTGGATGTACTGCGCCACGTGGCCTGCCCCCTGCTGGTGGTGCCGCACAACGCAGCCGGTGCGGTGCCGCCGCGCCAAGTGCTCCTTGCCCTCGACGACCAGCCCCTGCCCACCACGCACACTACCACCGAGTTGCAGCCCTTGCTGGGCAATGCGGCCCTTACCGTGCTGCACGTAAGCGAGGAAGAAGTTGCCAACGACCCCAGCCGCGTTTTTGCCAACGCCGAGCACGCGGGCCTGGTGGCCGGTTTTGCCAGCGCGCAGGCCAGCGGCATTAGCGGCACCAGTCCGGCGGCCGGCATTGCCGACGCCACCGCCATGCAGCAGCCCGACTTGCTGCTGCTGGTGGCCCGGCGCCACAGCTTCCTGGGCAACTTGTTTCACCAAAGCGTAACGGCCACGGTGGTGCGCGAGGCGCGCCTGCCCGTGCTGGTGCTGCCCGAAAAAGCCTAG
- a CDS encoding VOC family protein: MLERPSLIISFVQNPARVQSHFGHLGFQVETPEQLQQRLAVASAAGLVQRQEMGTNCCYAKQDKFWVNDPDGVEWEVYYFHEDAEFNDPHYDDLAASTGQCCIASAPAEALTTAPMAFTLVEAGPTPQCCSTGTC, encoded by the coding sequence GTGCTCGAGCGACCGTCGCTGATTATCTCCTTTGTGCAAAACCCGGCCCGCGTGCAAAGCCACTTTGGCCACCTGGGCTTTCAGGTTGAAACTCCCGAGCAGCTGCAGCAGCGCCTAGCCGTAGCCAGCGCCGCCGGGCTGGTGCAGCGCCAGGAAATGGGCACCAATTGCTGCTACGCCAAGCAGGATAAGTTTTGGGTAAACGACCCCGACGGCGTGGAATGGGAAGTGTACTACTTTCACGAAGACGCCGAGTTTAACGACCCGCACTACGACGACCTAGCGGCCAGCACCGGCCAGTGCTGCATCGCTTCGGCCCCGGCCGAAGCGCTAACCACCGCACCCATGGCCTTTACGCTGGTTGAGGCGGGCCCAACCCCACAGTGCTGCAGCACCGGCACCTGCTAA
- a CDS encoding VOC family protein, whose protein sequence is MKTALFPRMHVSLYVSNIEATVAFYNRFFGQPASKQAKQSPATPNTCSSDRR, encoded by the coding sequence ATGAAAACCGCTCTCTTCCCTCGCATGCACGTTTCGCTGTACGTGTCCAACATTGAGGCTACCGTGGCCTTCTACAACCGCTTTTTCGGCCAGCCAGCCAGCAAGCAAGCAAAACAAAGCCCGGCTACTCCAAATACGTGCTCGAGCGACCGTCGCTGA
- a CDS encoding Gfo/Idh/MocA family protein, whose protein sequence is MDATDSRRRFLRQAGLGAAVAALAAPGAAAAMLAQPLTAAMQNSDKKKLGWAIVGLGKFATEEIMPNFKDCQHSRLVALVSGSPDKAQKLAQQYGLQEKNIYSYQNFDSIKDNPEVDVVYIILPNSLHAEYTIRAAQAGKHVLCEKPMATSVHDCQKMIDACQKAGKQLMIAYRCQYEPFNLNAIERIRKGELGKLRFITSDHGRRVKPTEDKADTWRVQKKLAGGGSLMDIGIYSLNAARYFAGEEPVEVTAQIASDPNDPRFKEVEDNVAFTLRFPSGVLAACTSSYSYETVKRGRVFGDKGWLDLDPLSDYDKHTMKIGKPDGKEEPQLKEGNQFAAEIDHLSECILQNKTPRTPGEEGLRDVRYIMAIYESARKGKAIKV, encoded by the coding sequence ATGGATGCTACCGATTCGCGCCGCCGGTTTTTGCGCCAAGCTGGGCTGGGTGCTGCCGTGGCAGCGCTGGCCGCGCCGGGCGCGGCTGCGGCCATGCTCGCACAACCCCTCACCGCCGCTATGCAAAACTCCGACAAGAAGAAACTCGGCTGGGCCATTGTGGGCCTGGGCAAATTTGCCACCGAGGAAATCATGCCCAACTTCAAGGATTGCCAACACTCGCGCCTGGTAGCGCTGGTAAGCGGCTCGCCCGACAAGGCCCAGAAGCTGGCGCAGCAGTACGGCCTTCAGGAGAAAAACATCTACAGCTACCAGAACTTCGACAGCATCAAGGACAACCCCGAGGTGGATGTGGTCTACATCATCTTGCCCAACAGCCTGCACGCCGAGTACACCATTCGGGCGGCGCAGGCGGGCAAGCACGTGCTCTGCGAAAAGCCCATGGCCACCTCCGTGCACGATTGCCAGAAGATGATTGACGCCTGCCAGAAAGCGGGCAAGCAGCTGATGATTGCCTACCGCTGCCAGTACGAGCCCTTCAACCTGAACGCCATCGAGCGCATCCGGAAAGGCGAGCTGGGCAAGCTCCGCTTTATTACCTCCGACCACGGCCGCCGCGTGAAGCCCACCGAGGACAAGGCCGATACTTGGCGCGTGCAAAAGAAACTGGCGGGCGGCGGCTCGCTGATGGATATCGGCATTTACTCGCTGAACGCGGCGCGTTATTTCGCCGGCGAGGAGCCCGTGGAGGTTACCGCCCAAATTGCCTCCGACCCCAACGACCCTAGGTTTAAGGAAGTGGAAGACAACGTGGCTTTTACGCTGCGTTTCCCGAGCGGGGTGCTGGCCGCCTGCACCTCGTCGTACAGCTACGAAACGGTGAAGCGCGGCCGCGTTTTTGGCGACAAAGGCTGGCTCGACCTCGACCCGCTTTCCGACTATGATAAGCACACCATGAAAATTGGCAAGCCCGACGGCAAAGAGGAGCCGCAGCTGAAAGAGGGCAACCAGTTTGCCGCCGAAATCGACCACCTTTCGGAGTGCATTCTGCAAAACAAAACGCCCCGCACGCCCGGCGAGGAGGGCCTGCGCGACGTGCGCTACATCATGGCCATTTACGAATCGGCGCGCAAGGGCAAGGCCATAAAGGTGTAG
- a CDS encoding TonB-dependent receptor family protein codes for MHPLPIALLLVLCAAALGAQAQNSPARDTTRRSVALPEATVIGYGQRLPLRRTAAAVGVIDEQVIRRFNEVSLTQAVNTLPGVRLEERATASYRISVRGSTLRSPFGVRNVKVYYNDIPFTEASGSTPLNLLDPATLGRIEVIKGPAGSAYGAGTGGVVLLSNRRPVPGEARVQLGVAAGSFGLRRYSAVAETGTDGRNLRAQYTRQELDGYRQNSAQRRDVLTLDGELAASEKQTLGLSALYTDLDYQIPGSLTRAQFEQNPRQARPRNAAGPGTVEQRASYRSRTALLGATHEYRFSAAFANTTTIYAIGSVIRTPFLVDYERNTQVGWGGRTSFGYRTLLAGLPLRLAAGGEVQTSFENARNYQNRGGTPGPLRYDDEIRTATGFVFGQADWELPHGFLATVGASYNRLRYRIYRVSDAALQPNNYRFERSFRPEVSPRVALLKELTPQVSAYASVSSGFSPPTEEEIRPSNGSLNRELQAERGTSYEVGTRGQLLGNRLRFDVAAYDFRLRQSIVSRTDAQGVQLFSNSGATRQRGLEVALSGWLWQAPPAAGSAAGAAALPLSLRAFASYAYNHYRFGHYESNGNDFSGNRLTGTAPHTLAAGLDFSHRLGFYISPTTNHQARLPLNDANTEYAAGYWVFAARAGWRRTWLQRLETELYAGLENATNRRYSLGNDLNAFGNRYFQPAPGRNYYGGLTVGWRWYASESTPRR; via the coding sequence ATGCACCCATTACCAATTGCGCTGCTGCTTGTGCTGTGTGCTGCTGCCCTAGGTGCGCAGGCTCAAAACAGCCCCGCCCGCGATACCACCCGCCGCTCCGTAGCCCTGCCCGAAGCCACGGTAATCGGGTACGGGCAGCGCTTGCCGCTGCGGCGCACCGCTGCGGCCGTAGGCGTAATAGATGAGCAGGTGATTCGGCGCTTCAACGAGGTGTCGCTAACGCAGGCCGTTAACACGCTGCCCGGCGTGCGGCTGGAGGAGCGCGCCACGGCCAGCTACCGCATTAGCGTGCGGGGCAGCACTTTACGCTCGCCGTTTGGGGTGCGCAACGTAAAGGTGTATTACAACGACATCCCGTTTACCGAAGCCAGCGGCAGCACGCCGCTCAACCTGCTCGACCCCGCCACCCTGGGTAGAATCGAGGTGATAAAAGGCCCGGCCGGCAGCGCCTACGGAGCCGGCACGGGCGGCGTGGTGCTGCTAAGCAACCGCCGGCCAGTGCCCGGCGAGGCCCGCGTGCAACTGGGCGTGGCGGCCGGCTCGTTTGGCTTGCGGCGCTACTCGGCCGTAGCCGAAACCGGCACTGACGGCCGCAACCTACGCGCCCAGTATACCCGGCAGGAGCTCGACGGCTACCGCCAAAACAGCGCCCAGCGCCGCGACGTGCTGACGCTGGATGGCGAGCTAGCCGCTTCGGAAAAGCAAACCCTTGGCCTCAGCGCCCTCTACACCGACCTCGACTACCAGATACCCGGCAGCCTCACGCGGGCACAGTTCGAGCAGAACCCGCGGCAAGCCCGGCCGCGCAATGCCGCCGGGCCCGGCACCGTGGAGCAACGCGCCAGCTACCGCTCGCGCACGGCATTGCTAGGCGCCACGCACGAGTACCGTTTTTCGGCCGCTTTCGCCAACACTACCACCATCTACGCTATAGGCTCGGTTATTCGCACGCCGTTTTTGGTTGACTACGAGCGCAACACGCAGGTGGGCTGGGGCGGGCGCACCAGCTTTGGCTACCGCACCTTGCTGGCCGGGTTGCCGCTGCGCCTTGCGGCCGGCGGCGAGGTGCAAACCTCGTTCGAAAACGCGCGCAACTACCAAAACCGGGGCGGCACGCCCGGCCCGCTGCGCTACGACGACGAAATCCGGACGGCTACGGGTTTTGTGTTTGGGCAGGCCGATTGGGAGCTGCCCCATGGGTTTTTGGCCACGGTGGGCGCCAGCTACAACCGCCTGCGCTACCGCATCTACCGGGTGTCGGATGCGGCTTTGCAGCCCAACAACTACCGCTTCGAGCGCAGCTTCCGGCCCGAGGTGTCGCCTAGGGTGGCGCTGCTCAAGGAGCTGACGCCGCAGGTATCGGCCTACGCCAGCGTGAGCAGCGGTTTCTCGCCGCCCACCGAGGAGGAAATTCGGCCTTCCAACGGTTCGCTCAACCGCGAGCTGCAGGCCGAGCGCGGCACCAGCTACGAGGTGGGTACGCGCGGCCAACTGCTCGGCAACCGCCTCCGCTTCGATGTGGCCGCTTACGATTTCCGGCTGCGCCAAAGCATTGTATCGCGCACCGATGCGCAGGGCGTGCAGCTGTTTTCGAACTCGGGCGCCACGCGGCAACGCGGCCTGGAGGTAGCCCTAAGCGGCTGGCTGTGGCAAGCGCCGCCGGCCGCTGGGTCCGCTGCCGGTGCTGCAGCGCTGCCCCTAAGTTTGCGCGCCTTTGCCAGCTACGCCTACAATCATTACCGCTTCGGGCATTACGAGAGCAACGGCAACGATTTCAGCGGCAACCGCCTCACGGGCACCGCGCCGCACACCTTGGCCGCTGGGCTCGATTTCAGCCACCGCCTAGGTTTCTACATCAGCCCTACCACCAACCACCAGGCGCGCCTTCCGCTCAACGATGCCAATACGGAGTACGCGGCCGGGTACTGGGTTTTTGCCGCCCGCGCGGGCTGGCGGCGCACCTGGCTGCAGCGCCTCGAAACGGAGCTGTACGCGGGCCTCGAAAACGCCACCAACCGGCGTTACAGCCTTGGCAACGACCTGAACGCCTTTGGCAACCGCTACTTTCAGCCGGCGCCCGGGCGCAACTACTACGGCGGCCTTACGGTTGGGTGGCGCTGGTATGCCTCGGAAAGTACACCGAGAAGGTAG
- a CDS encoding PAS domain-containing sensor histidine kinase → MPNHPKSASQLAQAVLHVSFSPGALLRPVGPDTADFVVTHLNQAAQQVLQQPAEPNVLLGACFAALGGQRLLAHCQQAYRTGQPLHMMLPALPDGTAWQLSLQCQHNELALGFAPAAAPAALGAAAPAEPRQLSSSLERLFRHAPTAICTMAGPDFVYEMVNAAYERLFPGRALLGRPLLEAVPEAAGHPAYLSLRQVYETGVSHEAQGVVLAMQRTPGGPTELGYFNYIQQARYDEHGRIDGVVVFTYEVTEQVAAQQQMQQMQHELLTLTNAIDQLVWTAKPHGEVDYYNEQWYRYTGSTWEQCRNNGWTSCFHPNDLPRLQQHWQTALAQGTPYEVEARLRSAEGEYRWFLVRALPSRDAEGNITRWFGTDTDIHEQKRLQQVLLESEEYFRSMADSLPSMVWVTDPNGHCTYLNKQWYSYTGQQQAEALGIGWLQAVHPDDAPAAEKAFLEANDYQVPFRVVYRLRRHDGQYRWAIDAGMPRYSASGEYAGIVGTVFDIHERQLAEQALQRLTQQLRTARDEARALNKQLQATNERLVRTNVDLDNFIYSASHDLRVPITNIEGLLDLLEHQLPAASLGNPELGPVLRMMHESVERFKRTIGYLSEVTKLQKEFDQPPAQVLLAAVYDDVRQDLQPLIAETGAVLEADLGGCPSISFSPRNLRSVVYNLLSNALKYRHPGRQPLVHIGCAQLAHYTVLHVRDNGLGLDADQQQQLFTMFRRLHHHVEGSGVGLYMVKRSVENAGGKIEVSSEPGVGSTFSVYFPRHTSATQP, encoded by the coding sequence TTGCCAAACCACCCCAAATCCGCTTCGCAGCTGGCCCAAGCCGTGCTCCACGTGTCGTTTTCGCCGGGGGCACTGCTGCGGCCGGTGGGGCCCGATACGGCCGATTTCGTTGTAACGCACCTCAACCAAGCAGCGCAACAAGTGCTTCAACAGCCCGCCGAGCCCAACGTACTGCTCGGCGCGTGTTTTGCGGCCCTAGGTGGGCAGCGGCTGCTGGCGCACTGCCAGCAGGCCTACCGCACGGGCCAGCCCCTGCACATGATGCTGCCCGCCCTGCCCGATGGCACGGCCTGGCAACTGTCGTTGCAATGCCAGCACAACGAACTGGCCCTGGGCTTTGCCCCGGCGGCCGCGCCCGCTGCCCTAGGTGCCGCCGCCCCGGCCGAGCCCCGGCAGCTAAGCAGCAGCTTGGAGCGGTTGTTTCGGCACGCGCCCACGGCCATCTGCACCATGGCAGGCCCCGATTTTGTGTACGAAATGGTTAACGCCGCCTACGAGCGGCTGTTTCCGGGGCGCGCCTTGTTGGGCCGGCCCTTGCTGGAGGCTGTGCCCGAGGCGGCCGGGCACCCGGCCTATCTCTCGTTGCGGCAGGTGTACGAAACCGGGGTATCGCACGAGGCGCAGGGCGTGGTACTGGCCATGCAGCGCACCCCCGGCGGCCCCACCGAGTTAGGCTACTTCAACTACATTCAGCAAGCCCGCTACGACGAGCACGGGCGCATCGACGGGGTGGTGGTGTTTACCTACGAGGTAACGGAGCAGGTGGCGGCCCAGCAGCAAATGCAGCAAATGCAGCACGAGTTGCTTACGCTCACCAACGCCATCGATCAGCTGGTGTGGACGGCCAAGCCGCACGGCGAGGTGGATTACTACAACGAGCAGTGGTACCGCTACACCGGCAGCACTTGGGAGCAATGCCGCAACAACGGCTGGACATCCTGTTTCCACCCAAATGATTTGCCCCGCCTGCAGCAGCACTGGCAAACCGCGCTGGCGCAGGGCACGCCCTACGAGGTGGAGGCCCGCCTGCGCAGTGCCGAGGGCGAGTACCGCTGGTTTTTGGTGCGGGCTTTGCCCTCGCGCGATGCTGAGGGCAACATTACGCGCTGGTTTGGCACCGACACCGACATTCACGAGCAGAAACGCCTGCAACAGGTGCTGCTCGAAAGCGAGGAGTATTTCCGCTCCATGGCCGACAGCCTGCCCTCGATGGTGTGGGTAACCGACCCCAACGGGCACTGCACTTACCTCAACAAGCAATGGTACAGCTACACCGGGCAGCAGCAAGCCGAGGCGCTGGGCATTGGCTGGCTGCAAGCCGTGCACCCCGACGACGCCCCCGCCGCCGAAAAAGCGTTTCTGGAAGCCAACGACTACCAGGTGCCGTTCCGGGTGGTGTACCGCCTGCGCCGCCACGACGGGCAATACCGCTGGGCCATTGATGCGGGCATGCCGCGCTACAGCGCCAGCGGCGAGTACGCCGGCATTGTGGGCACCGTTTTCGACATACACGAGCGACAGCTGGCTGAGCAGGCCTTGCAGCGCCTCACCCAGCAACTGCGCACCGCCCGCGACGAAGCCCGTGCCCTCAACAAGCAGCTGCAGGCCACCAACGAACGGTTGGTGCGCACCAACGTCGACCTCGACAACTTCATTTACAGTGCCTCGCACGATTTGCGCGTGCCCATTACCAACATCGAGGGCCTGCTCGATTTGCTGGAGCACCAACTCCCGGCCGCTTCGCTGGGCAACCCCGAGCTGGGGCCGGTGCTGCGCATGATGCACGAATCGGTGGAGCGGTTTAAGCGCACCATTGGCTACCTGAGCGAAGTAACCAAGTTGCAGAAAGAGTTCGATCAGCCGCCCGCGCAAGTGTTGCTGGCGGCCGTGTACGACGACGTGCGGCAGGATTTGCAGCCGCTGATTGCCGAAACCGGCGCCGTGCTCGAAGCCGACCTAGGCGGTTGCCCCAGCATTTCGTTTTCGCCGCGCAACCTGCGCTCGGTGGTGTACAACCTGCTCAGCAACGCGCTCAAGTACCGCCACCCCGGCCGGCAGCCCCTGGTGCACATCGGCTGTGCGCAACTGGCGCATTATACCGTGCTGCACGTGCGCGACAACGGCCTGGGCCTCGATGCCGATCAGCAGCAGCAGCTGTTCACCATGTTCCGCCGCTTGCACCACCACGTGGAGGGCTCGGGCGTGGGCCTTTACATGGTGAAGCGCAGCGTCGAAAACGCCGGCGGCAAAATCGAGGTCAGCAGCGAACCGGGCGTGGGCTCTACCTTCTCGGTGTACTTTCCGAGGCATACCAGCGCCACCCAACCGTAA